A stretch of the Takifugu flavidus isolate HTHZ2018 chromosome 1, ASM371156v2, whole genome shotgun sequence genome encodes the following:
- the LOC130527201 gene encoding NACHT, LRR and PYD domains-containing protein 12-like: MDGDRAESTVPSCVSLKSDQSKGGLLNFRSSEEIERGEHILSNWDQSAPPGESSCSQSGSRSGDAEMKPKQRSELQEVIEGHKMSLKRRCEHVTEGTHEAGSGTLLNKIYTELYITEGQSEVRQLERTSKKNIQDTPIKCQDIFKVLSEQQRHIRVVLTNGVAGVGKTFSVQKFSLDWAEGLENQDISLVLPLACRELNLIRDEQHSLLSLLHVFHPTLQKIRAEDLTVWKLLFIFDGLDESRFSLGFNKHQVISDVTQVSSFEVLLVNLIQGNLLPSALIWITSRPAAAHQIPPSCVDRITEVRGFTDSQKEEYFRRRFSDEDLSKRIISHIKASRSLHIMCLIPVFCWITAMVLEDMMTRDQRGELPQTLTDLYSHFLRVQIKRKKQKYGGKQRPEELTEADKKLLLKLGRLAFEHLEKGNIMFYSEDLEQCGLDVSEVSVYSGVWTEIFKRESVIFQKSVYCFVHLSIQEFLAAVYMFHLYTRNDTAVINKFLEYSEPNDFPWFAESFNYYLVSSLDDFLGRALRKSLESKNGHLDLFVRFLHGLSLESNQRILGELLDQWNSHPETIQKVLNNLKEENSYEISPDRSINIFHCLMEMKDQSVHQEIQEFLKSGEISERRLSVFQCSALAYLLQMSEEVLDELNLQQYNTSEEGRRRLIPAVRNCRKAVLSGHLLSTSHWEVVASAMMSNPSHLRELSLRWNESLRDAGVKLLSSAMMHPNCRLETLRLSGCRLSEISCDSLASALRSNPSHLRVLDLSKNQLKDSGVKLLCGFLQDPLCKLETLSLSRCSLSETSCDSVASALKSNLSHLRVLDLSENTLQDSGVERLCSGLESPNCKLERLRLSYCILSEISCGSLASALRSNPSHLRELDLSQNWLQDSGVKLLCGFLHFPNCRLETLGLWHCWLSEISCGSLASALRSNPSHLRELDLSFNNLKDSGVKLLSDLIKNPHYGLETLRHGLLEPVNSRSSAASLTDHW; encoded by the exons atggacggggacagagcagagtccacagtgcccagctgtgtgtccctgaagagtgaccagtccaaaggtgGACTattaaacttcagaagttcagaggaaat tgagaggggggagcacatcctatcaaactgggaccagtcagctccaccaggagagtcctcttgttcacaatctggaagcagatctggagatgctgaaatgaagcccaaacaaa gaagtgaactgcaggaggtgatagaaggtcataagatgagtctgaagagaagatgtgaacatgtgactgaaggaactcatgaagcaggaagtggaaccctgctgaacaagatctacactgagctctacatcactgagggacaaagtgaggtgagacagcttgagagaacctccaagaagaacatccaggacactccaatcaagtgccaggacatcttcaaagtcttatctgagcaacagagacacatcagagttgttctgaccaacggtgtcgccggcgttggaaaaaccttctcagtgcagaagttcagtctggactgggcagaaggtttggagaatcaagacatcagtctggtgcttccgctcgcatgcagggagctgaacttgatcagagatgagcagcacagtcttctctcactgcttcatgttttccatccaacattgcagaagatcagagcagaagatctgactgtctggaaacttctgttcatctttgatggcctggatgaaagcagattttcactgggtttcaacaagcatcaggtcatctctgatgtcacacaagtatcttcatttgaggtgctcctggtgaacctcatccaggggaacctgcttccctcagctctcatctggatcacctccagacctgcagcagcccatcagattcctccctcgtgtgttgacaggatcacagaagtacgaggcttcactgactctcagaaggaggagtacttcaggaggaggttcagtgatgaagatctgtccaagagaatcatctcacacatcaaggcctccaggagcctccacatcatgtgtctgatcccagttttctgctggatcactgctatggttctggaggacatgatgaccagagaccagagaggagagctgccccaaaccctgactgacctctactcacacttcctgagggttcagataaagaggaagaagcagaagtatggaggaaagcagagaccagaggaactgactgaggctgataaaaaactccttctgaagttgggtcggctggcgtttgaacatctggagaaaggaaacatcatgttctactcagaagacctggagcaatgtggactggacgtctccgaggtgtcggtgtactcaggagtttggacagagatcttcaagagagagagtgtgatcttccagaaatcagtctactgctttgttcatctgagcattcaggagtttctggctgccgtctacatgttccacctttACACCAGGAacgacacagcggttataaataagttcctagaatattctgaaccaaacgACTTTCCCTGGTTTGCTGAGTCGTTTAATTACTATCTAGTctcatctcttgatgacttcctcgggagagcactaaggaaatctcttgaaagtaaaaatggccacctggacttgtttgttcgcttccttcatggtctctctctggagtccaatcagaggatcttgggtgaaCTGTTGGATCAgtggaacagccacccagaaaccatccagaaggtcctcaacaacctgaaggaggagaacagttatgaaatctccccagacagaagcatcaacatcttccactgtctgatggagatgaaggatcagtcagtccatcaggagatccaagagttcctgaagtcaggggagatatcagagaggagactgtcagtgttccaatgttcagctctggcctacctgctgcagatgtcagaggaggttctggatgagctgaacctgcagcagtacaacacctcagaggagggacgacgtcgcctgattccagctgtgaggaactgcaggaaggccgt actgtctggtcatcttctttcaacgagtcattgggaagttgtggcctcagcaatgatgtcaaacccttctcatctacgggagctgagcttaagatggAACGAAAGCCTGagagatgccggagtaaagttactgtcttctgcaatgatgcatccaaactgcagactggagacgctcag actgagtggctgcaggttatcagagatcagctgtgactctctggcctcggcgctgaggtccaatccctcccatctgagggttctggacctgagtaagaaccagctgaaggattcaggagtgaagctgctctgtggttttctccaggatcctctctgtaaactggagacgctcag cctaagtcgctgcagtttatcagagaccagctgtgattctgtggcctcagctctgaagtccaacctctcccatctgagggttctggacctgagcgaaaacacgttgcaggattcaggagtggagcggctctgttctggactggagagtccaaactgtaaactggagaggctcag attaagcTACTGCATCTTAtctgagatcagctgtggctctctggcctcggcgctgaggtccaatccctcccatctcagagaactggacctgagtcagaactggctgcaggattcaggagtgaagctgctctgtggttttctccactttccaaactgccgactggaaactctggg attatggcactgctggttatcagagatcagctgtggctctctggcctcggcgctgaggtccaatccctcccatctcagagaactggacctcagcttcaacaatctgaaggattcaggagtgaagctgctgtctgatctcataaagaatccacactatgggctggagacattgagacatggcttgttggagccagtcaactcccgctcatctgctgcatcactcactgaccactggtga